In a genomic window of Magnetococcus sp. PR-3:
- a CDS encoding ATP-binding cassette domain-containing protein has product MTTPTQLILENVVIRPQQPPVNLTVDASSRIAIYGEEGVGKSQLLRLMAGLIVPSEGGEIRLNGTDLAQWRGPQRAQHLAVLFHQPERHFLTAYVGEEVGFGCQPALTDVTDTRLDPWLHMCGVEAHWWPLPLNQLSSAQRARVALLSVLWPQPPLLLADEPGAALSEVGEAELAEILQNRAGGLVVFTSRLSRAKAFATQIYRLDATGLQVWDETKA; this is encoded by the coding sequence ATGACCACCCCTACCCAATTGATACTAGAGAATGTAGTGATCCGACCTCAGCAACCACCTGTCAACCTAACGGTGGATGCCTCTTCCCGTATTGCCATTTATGGTGAAGAAGGCGTGGGGAAAAGCCAGCTGCTTCGTCTGATGGCGGGTTTGATTGTACCGTCTGAAGGTGGAGAGATCAGGCTAAATGGTACCGATTTAGCTCAGTGGCGTGGGCCACAGCGGGCTCAACATTTGGCTGTGCTGTTTCACCAGCCCGAACGCCACTTTCTCACCGCTTATGTGGGGGAGGAGGTCGGTTTTGGTTGTCAGCCAGCTTTGACGGATGTGACCGATACTCGGTTGGACCCTTGGCTGCACATGTGTGGTGTAGAAGCACACTGGTGGCCGTTGCCGCTCAACCAGCTCTCCTCAGCTCAACGTGCACGGGTAGCTTTACTCTCCGTCTTGTGGCCGCAGCCTCCCCTATTGCTGGCCGATGAACCGGGTGCAGCTTTGTCAGAAGTGGGTGAGGCTGAACTGGCTGAGATACTCCAAAACCGGGCAGGGGGGTTGGTGGTTTTTACCAGTCGCCTTAGCCGAGCCAAAGCGTTTGCCACACAGATCTATCGGTTGGATGCCACTGGCTTACAGGTATGGGATGAGACCAAAGCGTGA
- a CDS encoding methyltransferase domain-containing protein, producing the protein MMTSHEPGLGERLRQLTELVDRGAQQAYDQKGLPYRPRYTPIMRALGDGICTVKEITARLSVTQGAISQTIKQMEQDGLIRRTPGQDARQQILSLTETGAHLQTLLYQHWQATFTAIEHLEREIGTPLRLHLGHAIDALSQQGFAARITEAENHHQLFSPTMPEDATSHFQQGGKAYASHRPNYPKSLAHALADLTPDKQLAVDVGCGNGQLTKRLSPLFTEVVGTDVSKTQLQQASKAQNLTYRLEQAEELSMADNSVDLLVAAQAAHWFDLPRFYQMVKRVLKPGGVIALVSYGVPTLAGVVNAPFQKFYWQDLHTFWPPERLHVEQGYMTLPFPFDPLAFPKQQLEKDWDLPALMGYVGTWSALKRAHKHGYPHLQAHLEDALKPVWGAIHNKHTITWPITVRAGRLT; encoded by the coding sequence ATGATGACATCACACGAACCAGGACTGGGGGAACGACTACGGCAACTCACCGAGCTGGTGGATCGTGGTGCCCAGCAGGCTTATGATCAAAAAGGGTTGCCTTACCGTCCGCGCTATACACCCATTATGCGGGCCTTAGGGGATGGTATCTGTACCGTTAAAGAGATCACCGCACGCCTATCGGTAACCCAAGGGGCCATTAGCCAAACCATTAAGCAGATGGAACAGGATGGCCTGATCCGTCGCACCCCAGGACAAGATGCCCGCCAACAGATACTCTCCTTGACCGAAACAGGCGCCCATTTGCAAACCCTGCTCTATCAACATTGGCAAGCAACTTTTACAGCCATTGAACACCTAGAACGGGAGATCGGAACGCCCTTACGCCTGCACCTGGGACACGCCATTGATGCACTATCCCAACAAGGTTTTGCAGCACGCATTACCGAAGCGGAGAACCACCACCAACTTTTTTCCCCTACCATGCCAGAGGATGCCACCAGCCATTTTCAACAAGGGGGAAAAGCGTATGCCAGCCACCGGCCCAACTACCCAAAATCTTTGGCTCATGCTTTAGCGGATTTAACCCCAGACAAACAGTTGGCCGTGGATGTTGGGTGTGGAAATGGGCAATTGACCAAGCGACTCAGCCCCTTGTTTACCGAAGTTGTGGGTACGGATGTGAGTAAAACGCAGTTACAACAAGCATCCAAAGCGCAAAACCTAACCTACCGTTTAGAACAGGCAGAAGAGCTCTCCATGGCAGACAACTCTGTTGATCTGTTGGTCGCAGCTCAAGCAGCCCACTGGTTTGATCTACCCCGTTTCTACCAAATGGTCAAACGGGTATTAAAGCCCGGCGGGGTCATCGCACTGGTCAGTTATGGTGTGCCAACCCTGGCTGGTGTGGTTAACGCCCCTTTTCAAAAATTCTATTGGCAAGATCTACACACGTTTTGGCCCCCTGAACGTCTACATGTCGAACAGGGCTATATGACCCTACCCTTTCCCTTTGACCCCTTGGCATTTCCTAAACAGCAGCTGGAAAAAGATTGGGACCTTCCTGCACTCATGGGTTATGTAGGTACCTGGTCTGCCTTAAAACGTGCGCACAAGCATGGGTATCCGCACCTGCAAGCCCATTTGGAAGATGCTTTAAAACCTGTCTGGGGTGCCATTCATAACAAACACACCATCACATGGCCCATCACCGTTCGTGCTGGTCGTCTTACCTAA
- a CDS encoding tetratricopeptide repeat-containing sulfotransferase family protein, whose protein sequence is MRTEPLQQLQTLMAEHKWPQAWPLCQALLRKMPNHGQLLCMAGEINLQTNRPEHATPLLQRALQQLPDSSRVYNLLSRSLMAMGEQIVAGRIVHEGLSKDPESTPLRETLADLQVQQQAWPDAQRNYQLLLKQHPDHATFHRKLADVFRERHDFFSAEQHYKRALEQDDQSAATWHGLGQLALEQNRGAEAEQHFLRGRPLTNHTAIFDNSIGMARMADGRVTEALSAFKQGLETEPDAPLLQSNLANALRASGDLQATQTLFEQGVQQHPDNTFFVTGLAQMRHIRDPHDDLIQKMETMVVQPQMEPQTRINMYYILGRALDQAQAYDRAFAAFQQANGQRYHNQGPTDLHSNVALITHIRATFNQQGPGYGMVTQQNDPVVPIFIVGMFRSGSTLIEQMLGAHPHTATTGERSMVSRLLHKMPEQLATTVGFPDCFKHLQPSLANTMSQSYLAELRENCDAPKDPKVTHITDKLLFNFLYLGAIATLFPKARILHSVRNPMDTCLSIYFQNFTRGQRFMQSLEETGHYYRAYAQMMEYWQQVLPMPIHNVHYEKMVTNPEIEIKNILDFVGLPWHDACLRPHENRRSVQTASSQQVRKPIYQHAQHRWKNYEKHIKGLRQILNS, encoded by the coding sequence ATGCGTACCGAGCCCTTACAGCAGTTACAAACCCTGATGGCTGAACACAAATGGCCACAGGCTTGGCCGCTCTGCCAAGCTTTGCTACGTAAAATGCCCAACCATGGCCAGCTACTGTGCATGGCCGGTGAAATAAACCTGCAAACCAACCGACCCGAGCACGCCACCCCCCTACTCCAGCGAGCTCTACAACAGCTCCCAGACAGTAGCCGAGTGTACAACCTACTGAGTCGCAGCTTGATGGCGATGGGGGAGCAGATTGTTGCAGGGCGAATTGTGCATGAAGGCTTAAGTAAAGATCCAGAATCTACCCCATTGCGGGAAACCCTGGCTGATCTACAGGTTCAACAACAGGCGTGGCCAGATGCCCAACGCAACTACCAGTTACTGTTAAAACAGCATCCCGATCATGCAACCTTTCATCGCAAATTGGCCGATGTTTTTCGGGAACGCCATGATTTTTTTTCTGCGGAACAACACTATAAACGGGCTTTGGAGCAGGATGATCAATCTGCCGCCACTTGGCATGGTTTGGGTCAGCTGGCCTTGGAACAAAACCGTGGTGCGGAAGCTGAACAACATTTTTTACGGGGTCGGCCCCTAACCAACCATACCGCCATTTTTGATAACAGCATTGGTATGGCCCGTATGGCCGATGGCCGGGTGACAGAAGCATTATCAGCCTTTAAACAGGGACTGGAGACTGAACCGGATGCTCCGCTGCTGCAAAGCAACCTAGCCAATGCACTGCGAGCATCTGGGGATTTACAGGCTACCCAGACGCTTTTTGAACAGGGTGTACAGCAACACCCTGACAATACATTTTTTGTGACAGGTCTGGCCCAGATGCGCCACATCCGTGACCCCCATGATGATCTCATCCAAAAAATGGAAACCATGGTTGTACAACCTCAGATGGAGCCACAAACACGCATTAACATGTACTACATCCTAGGCCGTGCCCTGGATCAAGCCCAAGCCTATGATCGTGCTTTTGCTGCCTTTCAACAGGCCAATGGACAGCGCTACCATAACCAAGGCCCCACAGATCTCCATAGCAATGTGGCGTTGATTACCCATATCCGCGCAACCTTTAATCAACAAGGCCCCGGTTACGGCATGGTCACCCAACAGAATGACCCTGTGGTACCTATTTTCATTGTTGGTATGTTCCGCTCAGGGTCCACACTCATTGAGCAAATGCTTGGCGCACACCCACATACCGCGACCACCGGGGAGCGCTCCATGGTCTCCAGGCTTTTACATAAAATGCCGGAGCAATTGGCAACAACGGTTGGTTTTCCTGACTGTTTCAAACATCTACAGCCATCCTTAGCCAACACCATGAGCCAAAGCTATTTGGCAGAACTCCGTGAAAACTGTGACGCACCAAAGGATCCAAAGGTTACCCATATCACCGATAAACTGTTGTTCAACTTCCTCTACTTGGGTGCCATTGCCACACTTTTTCCCAAAGCGCGTATTCTACATAGTGTCCGTAACCCTATGGATACTTGCCTCTCCATTTACTTTCAAAACTTCACACGGGGTCAGCGCTTTATGCAAAGCCTGGAAGAGACTGGCCACTACTACCGCGCTTATGCCCAGATGATGGAGTACTGGCAACAGGTGCTGCCTATGCCCATTCATAATGTGCATTATGAAAAGATGGTCACCAACCCGGAAATTGAGATTAAGAACATTCTAGATTTTGTCGGTCTGCCCTGGCATGACGCCTGTTTACGGCCCCACGAAAACCGCCGCTCGGTACAAACCGCCAGCTCCCAACAGGTGCGTAAACCCATTTATCAACATGCCCAACACCGTTGGAAAAACTATGAGAAGCATATTAAGGGGTTAAGGCAGATACTCAACTCGTAA
- a CDS encoding recombinase family protein, which translates to MGQHLGYIRVSTVEQNTSRQLEGVEGIEKTFTDRASGGSKKRPELNALLEYARTGDTVHVHSIDRLARDLGDLLSLLEAFTGKGVTVQFHKEGIIFTGEDANPFQQLQLQIIGAVAQFERSIIKERQAEGIAKAKERGIYKGRKKSIDRDEALRLHSNGVGPTEIAKRLGVARSSVYRVLDEAKK; encoded by the coding sequence ATGGGACAGCATCTCGGGTACATCCGTGTTTCAACGGTTGAGCAGAACACAAGCAGGCAGCTGGAGGGAGTAGAAGGTATTGAGAAGACCTTCACGGACAGGGCCAGCGGAGGCAGCAAGAAGAGGCCAGAGTTGAACGCGCTGCTGGAGTATGCCAGGACAGGAGACACGGTGCACGTCCACTCTATCGATAGGCTTGCACGTGATCTGGGGGATCTCCTTAGCCTCCTGGAAGCGTTCACTGGTAAGGGGGTGACCGTGCAGTTTCATAAGGAGGGAATCATCTTTACCGGGGAGGATGCGAACCCTTTCCAGCAGCTGCAACTTCAGATTATTGGAGCAGTAGCCCAGTTCGAGCGCTCAATCATCAAGGAGCGACAGGCTGAAGGGATTGCCAAAGCCAAAGAGCGGGGTATCTACAAGGGGCGTAAGAAGTCCATAGACCGTGATGAAGCGCTTAGGCTGCACAGTAATGGGGTTGGGCCTACAGAGATAGCGAAGAGGCTGGGAGTGGCCAGGAGCAGTGTCTATCGGGTGCTGGATGAGGCGAAGAAGTAG
- a CDS encoding BRO-N domain-containing protein, which produces MNPHKAVGDHVKDGHVTKRYVLTATGDDDPKDLVELITRKAPAPSTSHEIRVHLSAALDDESGEPWFHAGDVCGVLGYGEVTNNLKQHTDGVNTKKFRAQNSRGQMREAWFVNEEGLYDLIAGSKKPNARKFRKWVHGTVLPSIRKDGGYIDGQEKVVTGEPRSQEEMAMYDQGGSHEVRIHMDKDDQPWFHAGDVCGVLGYTNSRMEVKHHCEAEDVKKFYALDKRGCEQLTNFVNEAGLNDLILDSEKPAAKEFRRWVTKTVLPSIRKNGQYTDGQEKVVTGEMTPAELMAKAVLAANQTLADLQNEKRQLEQERCKNALLKAKINAVNT; this is translated from the coding sequence ATGAACCCTCATAAAGCTGTAGGTGACCATGTCAAAGACGGACACGTAACGAAACGGTACGTGTTAACCGCAACTGGCGACGATGACCCCAAGGACCTCGTTGAACTGATCACACGCAAGGCTCCTGCTCCCTCCACCTCTCACGAGATCCGCGTACACCTGAGCGCTGCGCTGGACGATGAGTCTGGGGAGCCTTGGTTCCACGCCGGGGATGTGTGCGGTGTGCTGGGGTATGGAGAGGTTACCAATAACCTGAAGCAACACACGGACGGGGTGAACACGAAGAAATTTCGCGCTCAGAATTCCCGAGGTCAAATGAGGGAAGCTTGGTTTGTCAACGAGGAAGGCCTCTACGATCTCATCGCAGGTTCCAAGAAACCCAACGCTCGGAAGTTCCGCAAGTGGGTTCACGGTACGGTCCTCCCCTCAATCCGCAAAGATGGGGGCTACATTGATGGGCAGGAGAAGGTGGTCACTGGCGAGCCTCGGTCTCAAGAAGAGATGGCTATGTATGACCAGGGCGGTTCCCATGAGGTTCGTATTCATATGGATAAAGATGATCAGCCTTGGTTCCACGCCGGGGATGTGTGTGGTGTGCTGGGCTATACGAACTCCCGGATGGAGGTGAAGCACCACTGCGAAGCGGAGGACGTAAAGAAATTTTACGCCCTAGACAAGCGAGGCTGTGAACAGCTTACCAACTTCGTCAACGAGGCAGGCCTCAACGATCTGATCCTCGACTCCGAGAAACCAGCTGCTAAGGAGTTCCGCCGCTGGGTAACCAAGACGGTCCTCCCAAGCATCCGCAAGAACGGCCAGTACACAGACGGTCAAGAGAAGGTGGTGACCGGGGAGATGACTCCTGCTGAACTGATGGCCAAGGCTGTGCTGGCTGCGAACCAGACCTTAGCAGACCTGCAAAATGAGAAGCGACAGCTGGAGCAGGAGCGATGCAAGAACGCATTGCTGAAGGCCAAGATTAACGCAGTGAATACATAA
- a CDS encoding DEAD/DEAH box helicase family protein — protein sequence MTVEPEKFVTTMTDHWTSLGNAPGPRLQSTWRTFASTFNNQLINHGKPSSTPWKVIKSETGSGKTQGLCVYCSMLHKQHEEEDFPGVLIVTRMKVQADEIAATINRLSGAEGAALAYHTDNRVPANTLMEHPVLVITHRAYEIGMDAVSREEAEASSWQNYHSWGLEGRKLVVIDEALDILEESQINLDKVQQILGQIPYKLADLFPCQMEAIECVRDVLNDMKDTKAGGEHAERPLWKGHIKPPSDWDLTPLRAALKKEKLDRLILGRTDAELNAALLNQMDDTLKGIQAALGNWNWYATHLGQHTINTARLIVPDSIQSAVIMDATASSNRIYDIFSKAEKVPTEPARNYQNVTLHVSTGHAVGKVSMVKNANENANRLFSNLAENLPADRKVFTVCHYGVEPHLKLYREHSPFNRFDVGHWGALDGRNDWQDFDTAVIFGLPFREPTWAPNAFMAFRGLQSKEWFSSKGQNGYRQYRDYQDIRKEMDNGHVVSSVVQATNRIRSRRVVDVEGNCDPCDIYILLPKGDKADQILAGVVAEMPGIKVEDWEYQDLKRKHRKGNYDEALVSYCRGMLPGKVSASAVKKELGISQTAWERLVTKLKDEGSELYQTTMGNGVKFQSVKRGKRLRWYLSKRNPA from the coding sequence ATGACCGTTGAACCCGAGAAGTTCGTAACCACTATGACTGACCACTGGACCAGCCTGGGCAATGCTCCAGGTCCACGCCTGCAATCAACTTGGCGTACCTTCGCGTCCACCTTCAACAACCAGCTCATCAACCACGGCAAACCCAGCTCTACCCCGTGGAAAGTCATCAAGTCCGAGACTGGCAGCGGCAAGACGCAGGGGCTGTGCGTCTACTGCTCGATGCTCCACAAGCAGCACGAAGAGGAGGATTTCCCCGGCGTGCTTATCGTCACCCGCATGAAGGTGCAGGCAGATGAGATTGCAGCCACCATCAACAGGCTGTCAGGGGCTGAAGGAGCCGCTCTGGCCTACCATACAGATAACCGCGTACCAGCAAACACACTGATGGAACATCCCGTACTGGTCATCACCCACCGTGCCTACGAGATTGGCATGGATGCGGTATCGAGAGAGGAGGCGGAGGCTTCGAGCTGGCAGAATTACCATAGCTGGGGGCTGGAGGGCAGGAAGTTGGTGGTGATTGATGAGGCGCTGGATATCTTGGAGGAGTCGCAGATCAACCTGGACAAAGTGCAGCAGATCCTTGGGCAAATCCCGTACAAGCTAGCTGATTTATTCCCTTGCCAGATGGAGGCCATTGAGTGTGTCCGGGATGTTCTAAATGACATGAAAGACACCAAGGCAGGTGGTGAGCATGCTGAACGTCCTCTGTGGAAAGGCCATATAAAACCGCCTAGTGATTGGGATCTAACACCGCTACGTGCGGCATTGAAGAAGGAGAAGCTGGACAGGTTAATACTGGGCAGGACAGATGCTGAGTTGAATGCTGCGCTACTGAATCAGATGGATGACACTCTGAAAGGAATCCAGGCAGCTCTGGGTAACTGGAACTGGTACGCAACGCACCTTGGCCAGCACACCATCAACACTGCTCGGCTCATCGTCCCGGACTCGATTCAATCGGCAGTAATCATGGATGCCACTGCTTCATCAAACCGCATCTACGACATCTTCAGCAAAGCGGAGAAGGTCCCCACAGAACCCGCTAGGAACTACCAGAACGTAACCCTGCACGTATCCACGGGCCATGCTGTAGGCAAGGTCTCCATGGTCAAGAACGCCAACGAGAACGCTAACCGGCTCTTCAGTAACCTTGCAGAAAACCTTCCAGCAGATCGTAAGGTATTCACAGTCTGCCACTACGGAGTTGAGCCCCATCTGAAGCTGTACCGGGAACACAGCCCTTTCAACCGGTTCGATGTAGGGCACTGGGGGGCTCTGGATGGTCGTAATGATTGGCAGGACTTCGATACAGCCGTGATCTTCGGTCTCCCCTTCCGTGAGCCTACATGGGCACCTAACGCGTTTATGGCTTTCCGAGGGTTGCAATCCAAGGAGTGGTTTTCTTCTAAAGGTCAGAATGGTTACCGGCAGTACAGAGACTATCAGGATATACGCAAAGAGATGGACAATGGCCATGTGGTGTCATCGGTGGTTCAGGCCACTAATCGTATCAGGTCGCGTAGAGTCGTTGATGTTGAAGGGAACTGTGACCCGTGCGACATCTACATCCTTCTACCCAAGGGCGATAAGGCTGATCAGATCTTGGCTGGGGTTGTCGCTGAGATGCCTGGGATCAAAGTGGAGGACTGGGAATATCAGGATCTGAAGAGGAAACACCGTAAAGGCAATTATGATGAAGCACTGGTCTCCTACTGTCGCGGGATGCTTCCGGGCAAGGTTTCGGCTTCAGCTGTTAAGAAGGAGCTGGGGATATCGCAGACTGCATGGGAGCGTCTGGTTACCAAGCTTAAAGATGAAGGATCTGAGCTGTACCAAACTACCATGGGAAACGGTGTGAAGTTCCAGTCAGTCAAACGAGGCAAACGACTACGCTGGTACCTATCCAAAAGAAACCCAGCATAA
- a CDS encoding PilZ domain-containing protein: protein MDMQVKDARIAPRISFATRVLVEFDSKKGLTGRTQDVSESGAFIETNFSPKMFEEGTFGLLHMLHIGDCAAMPCEIARITDTGIAVKFVQQCPAGLISQLKKSKPGKVA, encoded by the coding sequence ATGGATATGCAGGTTAAAGATGCTCGAATTGCTCCACGAATCAGCTTCGCAACTCGTGTTCTTGTAGAGTTTGATTCTAAAAAAGGCCTGACTGGCAGAACGCAAGATGTCAGCGAGTCTGGTGCCTTCATCGAAACTAACTTCTCCCCCAAGATGTTTGAAGAGGGGACATTTGGGCTTCTCCACATGCTTCATATTGGAGACTGTGCAGCTATGCCATGTGAAATTGCGCGGATTACTGATACAGGTATTGCTGTAAAATTTGTCCAACAGTGCCCTGCTGGCTTAATATCACAGCTGAAGAAATCAAAGCCGGGGAAAGTAGCTTAA